TAAAAAGAATGAATTTTTCATTTATTGACGCACAGACAGCAAAATAAACACATAAATAAGCACTAATACGCCCCACGGTAATTTCCGTGGGGCGTTTGTATAATTTTCAATATTGTTAGAATTACGGATCTGGGAATGGTCTGTGATGGTATTACAGGAAGGGATATTCAAAATATTGCACAAAAAAATTAAAAAAGAGGACAGGACAATTTTGGAATTACAACAAAAATGGACCGATGGCTTTTGTAGCAAAACTTCGGAATGGGATTTTTAGAAATACAGGGGCATGCCTTTCTCCGGTCAATGCATATCTGAATCTGATCGGTATTGAAACACTTGGACTTAGAATGGAACGTGAGTGCCAAAATGCACTGGAACTTGCACACTGGATTGCAGAGAATTATTCTGATATAATAGTAAATTATCCGGGACTGGAAAGTAGTTTCTGGCATCATGTTACAAAAGAACAGTTTGAACATGGATATGGCGCAATTCTTACACTTCGCGTAGGAAGTAAAGAAAAGGCATTTAAATTTATTGACAGTCTTACAATCCCGTATATCATTTCCAACATAGGAGATACAAAGGCGCTCAAAAATCAGAGACTAATCAGGAACAAGGTACAGGAGGAGAATGAAAATGGCAGAAAAGGTTGATTATGCTGCATTAAAAAAAGGTGGATTTATGAGACAAAAGCAGAAAGGTTGTTTTTCCTTAAGACTTGCAGTTGTGGGAGGAAATCTGACTGCTGAAAATATAAAGACAGTTGCAGAG
The sequence above is drawn from the Dorea formicigenerans genome and encodes:
- a CDS encoding PLP-dependent transferase, yielding MAFVAKLRNGIFRNTGACLSPVNAYLNLIGIETLGLRMERECQNALELAHWIAENYSDIIVNYPGLESSFWHHVTKEQFEHGYGAILTLRVGSKEKAFKFIDSLTIPYIISNIGDTKALKNQRLIRNKVQEENENGRKG